One segment of [Limnothrix rosea] IAM M-220 DNA contains the following:
- a CDS encoding translocation/assembly module TamB domain-containing protein, protein MNPNEPDPSSLPEEKPQTKKKNRLIIGLLIGALISIGGGLGYARYFIFKRLSPTVEKQLSKTINRPVQLGEVKSFSLGGVRLGYSALPATSESTDEVLIESVIVNFDLWSLITQQQLNLDLTLLRPQIYLEQDIDNVWLALDIEESDDDEEGGLEVDIGNIYLKNAALTVRSRMESGTLKTPIKIAVPYGEAELIEGDTVIDFDLEGELERGGILGVSGLADLSDTSFSLDLRAKKLQISTVTDLLPLPFTLSEGLVDGQLAMNLAPGGELTDWQGEVVTEGVTLILPQLVKPIKNMDSVIAFEEQRLDFSDLSGSLGEVDLAGEMALDLSGSMEGNLISQPVTIGGLMRTFDLAEPEFVVDGQLRALVSITGALENPQFFIDAVNYDTLTFDRVTFGQFQGTLTVIGSQFFVENFVATPTLGGQFQGQGLIQLPTVDLPEGDILISATGTRLPTNALAQLYEIPTPVPLGVGMGEFIFESTVDRVDEFVVSGRAVVPVAGGLVTATDLNVTKDRWQTPAIARGLRLSGLYTQPLPPFVQNSLVNGEFEATGSLVANVGDPLQVTGEARTNLAGGTATANNLTVNDGVWRSNIRLAGLELNRLAPDLPPVNATYQGEFVATGTLDNPSADAIDAAGVGRLTIADGGVIRTENVAIAKGEWYSRAEVDNVNLVNFSPQLGNYVTTVPTNGSFEVRGVLDNIALDAVLAQGSAIAQLAGGVVNAGTITLRGGQVTSQMTAMGVALYPFSEQLSGVASGTFDVVADAMNPDLSRLQAQGNVRFSQGLSLISSPLTSEFAWTGSQLQIQEAIAAGFYANGLVDIDTNRLSTDPLAAIQNLALNLDIENLDLATLPLPPTAQSLDLTGQTSFEGTVQGAPRQPTVNGNIFLNNVAVGSLDFENQLRGSIQTRGDRRLMIAVEGERDRLLARLNPNLRPEQAYLQVADTSLDLAVQYGANNLDPKQLRLQSENFPVALAQAIAKDQPQIQQLDFPIATIQMGGRLSTQLTADLQNLSASGRLNITNPALGTVRGDQLNGDFYYGNNQFMARDMQWQNNGSIYAVNTTINLPTGDRPQPTIALTGQIEQGRIEDILVAMQLFNFTDFQNLGQLSITDYFGRSSIFDNSKDLYETATQTDPTDISQDVALLEVPANPDLLEITNDVRLTLSCRELIEHHQTTTSEALFSINSQNLPFAERIALVNCINAQLALNDEEAAESILPAQLADLSGAVNGEITMNLDSEANLEAEFDFRGGYQEIDELGETRLIGQPWQWGEIEIPYVVARGVLRNNVLTLRPVNIQLPNGQVIFIGSFGGETQTGQLRLNEIPVAFVKKFIDLPEAIALQGSINANANLAGTPQDPSARGDMSMTNVRINDAEINAVTGNFTYEDARLDFAVDGELVTDAEPLTIVGSIPYQLPNAEIAPTSNDLNLKFQLEDEGFILLNILSRGQLAWLDGEGQMDLEIDGTFNPDTGRPTNLIANGQVAIQTAKIQAKTLPDAPLTNVKADIDFDFDDFTVQELTGDFSGGNVQVKGSLPIAKAIANNEKPLSVELKDLNFELPNLYKGGVNGNLSIVGTALEPIISGEINLSEGRISLVGDQQQQQAEQNTLEAETSTPDTQSTIEAVDTRQTKQTSPSNIPTSNLDLSAITEFQDLKINLGRNIQITRSPILNFLATGEMLYNGTLIAPKPSGVITLERGQVNLFTTQFRLDKGYDNTATFIPSLGLDPYLDVVLQASLIETPQSSIINTDPLSAEIQDNSVFSATQIGTIETIRVRAAVQGQASELNQDNQSQASALNQVLELSSSPPRSETELVALLGGTFFDSFTSEGSNSGLALANLAGSALLNSIQDTIGNALGLSEFRLFPTVITDDDEGDRNSTLGLGAEIGVDISSNFSLSVLQILNSDEATQFGLRYRVNDQIFLRGSTNLNDDSRITVEYDLKF, encoded by the coding sequence ATGAACCCCAACGAGCCAGACCCTTCATCGCTCCCGGAAGAGAAACCCCAAACAAAAAAAAAGAACCGCCTCATAATCGGGCTCCTTATCGGTGCGCTCATTTCCATAGGCGGTGGCTTAGGCTATGCCCGTTATTTCATTTTTAAGCGGCTTTCCCCCACCGTCGAAAAACAATTATCAAAAACCATTAACCGCCCCGTCCAACTCGGCGAAGTTAAGTCCTTTTCCTTAGGTGGTGTTCGACTAGGCTATTCTGCCCTACCCGCAACATCAGAATCCACCGATGAAGTTTTAATTGAAAGTGTCATTGTCAACTTCGATCTTTGGTCACTGATTACCCAACAACAGCTCAACTTAGATCTCACCCTCCTCAGACCACAAATTTACCTAGAGCAAGATATTGATAATGTTTGGCTAGCACTGGATATCGAAGAATCAGACGACGATGAAGAAGGCGGTTTAGAAGTTGATATTGGCAATATTTATCTCAAAAATGCCGCCTTGACCGTCCGCTCTCGGATGGAGTCGGGAACCCTAAAAACCCCCATCAAAATTGCAGTTCCCTACGGCGAAGCTGAATTAATCGAAGGCGACACAGTCATTGACTTTGACCTAGAAGGGGAGTTAGAGCGTGGCGGCATACTCGGCGTTTCCGGACTAGCTGATTTGAGTGACACCTCTTTTTCCCTAGATTTACGGGCGAAAAAATTACAAATTTCAACCGTTACAGATTTGCTGCCGCTACCTTTTACCCTATCTGAAGGGTTAGTGGACGGCCAACTGGCTATGAATTTAGCGCCGGGCGGTGAACTGACCGATTGGCAGGGGGAAGTCGTCACAGAAGGTGTGACTTTGATTTTGCCTCAGCTGGTCAAGCCTATTAAAAATATGGATAGTGTGATCGCCTTTGAAGAGCAGCGGTTAGATTTTTCAGATCTTTCAGGCAGTCTTGGGGAAGTTGACTTAGCTGGAGAAATGGCGCTGGATTTGAGTGGTTCTATGGAAGGGAACTTGATTAGTCAGCCTGTTACTATTGGTGGTCTAATGCGTACTTTTGATTTGGCTGAACCAGAGTTTGTGGTTGATGGTCAGCTCCGCGCTTTGGTTTCGATTACGGGAGCCTTGGAAAATCCTCAATTTTTCATTGATGCGGTCAATTACGATACTTTAACGTTTGATCGTGTTACCTTTGGTCAGTTTCAGGGCACATTGACGGTTATTGGTAGTCAATTTTTTGTTGAAAATTTTGTGGCGACTCCGACCCTTGGGGGTCAGTTTCAGGGGCAGGGTCTCATTCAACTGCCGACGGTGGATCTTCCTGAGGGTGACATTCTAATCTCGGCAACGGGTACGCGGTTACCAACTAATGCTTTGGCGCAACTTTATGAGATTCCTACGCCGGTGCCTTTGGGTGTTGGTATGGGAGAATTTATTTTTGAATCGACTGTTGATAGGGTGGACGAGTTTGTGGTGTCGGGACGTGCTGTTGTTCCAGTCGCGGGAGGCTTGGTCACGGCGACGGATTTAAATGTGACGAAGGATCGGTGGCAAACGCCGGCGATCGCCCGTGGTTTGAGGTTATCGGGACTCTATACGCAGCCGCTACCGCCTTTTGTTCAAAATAGTCTTGTTAATGGTGAGTTTGAGGCGACGGGTTCCCTTGTGGCGAATGTCGGCGATCCGCTTCAGGTTACGGGTGAAGCGCGCACTAATCTTGCGGGTGGCACGGCCACGGCGAATAATTTGACGGTGAATGACGGTGTGTGGCGCTCAAATATTCGTTTGGCCGGCTTGGAACTCAATCGTTTAGCGCCGGATTTGCCTCCGGTAAATGCGACGTATCAAGGGGAATTTGTGGCGACGGGAACCCTCGATAATCCCAGTGCTGATGCTATTGATGCTGCTGGTGTGGGTCGGTTGACCATTGCTGATGGCGGGGTGATTCGGACAGAGAATGTGGCGATCGCCAAGGGTGAGTGGTACAGCCGCGCGGAGGTAGATAATGTTAATTTGGTGAATTTTTCGCCCCAACTGGGCAACTATGTCACGACTGTGCCCACGAATGGCTCCTTTGAGGTGCGTGGTGTTCTCGATAATATTGCCCTCGATGCAGTGCTGGCTCAAGGTTCGGCGATCGCCCAACTGGCAGGCGGTGTGGTGAATGCAGGCACTATTACGCTCCGGGGGGGTCAAGTGACCAGTCAAATGACCGCCATGGGGGTGGCGCTTTATCCCTTTTCTGAACAGCTTAGTGGCGTTGCGTCGGGGACTTTTGATGTGGTTGCTGATGCGATGAATCCTGACCTTAGCCGCCTTCAGGCTCAAGGGAACGTTCGTTTCAGTCAAGGATTGTCTTTGATTAGTTCTCCCCTCACCAGTGAATTTGCTTGGACAGGTTCGCAACTGCAAATTCAGGAGGCGATCGCCGCCGGATTTTATGCCAATGGCCTAGTGGACATCGACACTAACCGCCTCAGTACTGACCCCCTCGCCGCTATCCAAAACTTAGCCCTCAATCTTGATATCGAAAATCTTGACCTTGCCACTTTACCCCTGCCGCCAACGGCTCAATCCTTAGATCTAACCGGACAGACGAGTTTTGAAGGCACAGTCCAAGGTGCACCCCGCCAGCCCACAGTGAATGGCAATATTTTCCTCAATAATGTCGCAGTCGGGAGCCTCGATTTTGAAAATCAGCTCAGGGGCTCCATTCAAACCCGCGGCGATCGCCGTCTTATGATTGCCGTCGAAGGGGAGCGCGATCGCCTCCTTGCCCGACTCAATCCCAACCTCCGTCCCGAACAAGCCTATCTACAAGTCGCCGACACCAGCCTCGACCTCGCCGTGCAATACGGTGCAAATAACCTAGACCCCAAACAACTCCGACTCCAAAGCGAAAATTTCCCCGTTGCCCTCGCCCAGGCGATCGCCAAAGATCAACCCCAAATACAACAACTCGATTTCCCCATTGCCACCATTCAAATGGGCGGTCGCCTCTCAACCCAACTCACCGCCGATCTCCAAAACCTATCAGCCTCTGGGCGTTTAAATATTACCAATCCAGCTCTCGGCACTGTCAGAGGTGATCAGCTCAATGGCGACTTTTACTACGGCAACAATCAATTCATGGCGCGGGATATGCAGTGGCAAAACAATGGCAGCATTTATGCCGTTAATACCACCATTAATCTTCCCACCGGCGATCGCCCCCAACCCACCATTGCCCTCACCGGACAAATTGAACAAGGCCGCATTGAAGATATCCTCGTCGCCATGCAGCTCTTCAACTTCACCGACTTTCAAAACCTCGGTCAGCTTTCCATTACCGATTACTTTGGCCGCTCCAGCATCTTTGATAACAGCAAAGACCTCTACGAAACAGCAACCCAAACAGACCCCACAGACATTTCCCAAGACGTTGCCCTCCTCGAAGTACCTGCCAACCCCGATTTACTAGAAATCACAAATGACGTACGACTAACCCTGAGCTGTCGCGAATTAATCGAACACCATCAAACCACAACCTCTGAAGCCCTATTTAGCATCAATAGCCAAAACCTACCCTTTGCTGAACGCATTGCCCTTGTCAATTGTATCAACGCCCAACTAGCCTTAAACGACGAAGAAGCCGCAGAATCAATATTGCCCGCCCAACTTGCCGATTTAAGCGGTGCAGTTAACGGCGAAATCACGATGAATCTAGATAGCGAAGCCAATCTAGAAGCCGAGTTTGACTTCCGGGGCGGTTACCAAGAAATTGACGAACTAGGAGAAACACGCCTTATCGGCCAACCTTGGCAATGGGGAGAAATTGAGATTCCCTACGTTGTGGCCCGTGGTGTTTTACGTAACAACGTCCTCACCCTCAGACCAGTAAACATCCAACTGCCCAATGGACAGGTCATTTTCATTGGTAGCTTCGGTGGTGAAACCCAAACAGGCCAGTTACGCCTCAATGAAATTCCGGTCGCCTTCGTCAAAAAATTCATCGATTTACCAGAGGCGATCGCCCTACAAGGCTCTATCAACGCCAACGCCAACCTTGCCGGGACTCCCCAAGATCCCTCAGCAAGAGGTGACATGAGCATGACCAATGTGCGCATTAATGACGCAGAAATAAATGCCGTCACAGGGAACTTCACCTACGAAGACGCTCGCCTTGACTTTGCAGTTGATGGAGAACTAGTGACCGATGCTGAACCTCTCACCATAGTTGGCAGTATCCCCTACCAATTGCCGAACGCAGAAATTGCACCCACTAGCAATGATTTAAATCTCAAATTTCAGCTAGAAGATGAAGGATTCATTTTGCTCAATATTTTGTCGCGGGGACAATTAGCCTGGCTAGATGGCGAAGGTCAAATGGATCTAGAAATTGATGGCACCTTTAATCCAGATACAGGTCGCCCCACAAATTTAATCGCCAATGGTCAGGTGGCGATCCAGACAGCAAAGATCCAAGCAAAAACCCTACCAGATGCACCCCTGACAAATGTCAAGGCCGACATCGACTTTGACTTCGACGACTTTACTGTCCAAGAACTAACAGGAGACTTTAGCGGTGGCAACGTGCAAGTCAAAGGTAGTTTGCCGATCGCCAAAGCCATAGCCAACAACGAAAAACCCCTTAGCGTCGAACTAAAAGACCTAAATTTTGAACTACCCAATCTCTACAAAGGCGGCGTTAACGGCAATTTAAGCATTGTCGGGACAGCCCTAGAGCCGATTATTAGCGGTGAAATTAACCTCAGCGAAGGACGAATATCCCTCGTCGGCGATCAGCAACAGCAGCAAGCCGAACAAAATACACTCGAAGCAGAAACCTCAACTCCCGACACTCAATCAACAATAGAAGCCGTCGATACCAGACAAACCAAGCAAACTTCACCATCAAATATACCCACTTCAAACCTTGACCTGAGCGCCATTACAGAATTTCAAGATCTCAAAATCAACCTAGGCCGTAATATTCAGATTACCCGTAGTCCCATTCTCAACTTCTTGGCGACTGGAGAAATGCTCTATAACGGCACACTCATTGCTCCAAAACCCAGCGGTGTAATCACCCTAGAACGAGGGCAAGTAAACCTATTTACTACCCAGTTCCGCCTCGACAAAGGCTATGACAACACCGCCACCTTCATTCCTAGCCTTGGCCTCGACCCTTACCTAGACGTTGTCCTACAGGCCTCCCTCATTGAAACCCCCCAGTCTTCTATCATCAACACCGATCCCTTATCCGCTGAAATCCAAGACAATAGCGTCTTTAGCGCCACACAAATTGGTACCATCGAAACAATACGAGTTAGAGCCGCCGTTCAAGGTCAAGCCAGCGAGCTAAACCAAGACAACCAAAGCCA